One Neovison vison isolate M4711 chromosome 2, ASM_NN_V1, whole genome shotgun sequence genomic window carries:
- the LOC122899192 gene encoding olfactory receptor 5V1-like yields MQIHGRSLGLNWLDLLTLTPFEMNNQTDVTEFIFLGFSNHPKLQGLFFLIFSVIYLTTVAGNMLIITATSISLALHTPMYYFLSNLSFLDICYTSTTIPVMLVNFFREKKTISYEGCLSQIFFLVTCAGTECVLLAAMAYDRYVAICHPLQYPVLMSVKVCVFLVTGSWLCGLVNSVTHTVLAATLTLCGPNQISHFLCDIPLLLKLSCSDTSLNESVLHVASATIGLSPCLFTGVSYILIISAILRIPSAQGRSKAFSTCASHLTVVVVFFGAANFNYDRTNIGYNLDMDILISVFFCVITPMLNPIIYSLRNKEVKSALRKLTRECGLSNEINN; encoded by the exons ATGCAAATCCATGGGAGGTCCCTGGGCCTGAACTGGCTGGATTTGTTGA CTCTGACACCTTTTGAAATGAACAATCAAACAGATGTAACAGAATTCATCTTCTTGGGATTTTCCAACCACCCCAAACTACAGGGTTTGTTTTTCCTGATTTTCTCAGTCATTTACCTGACAACAGTTGCAGGGAACATGCTCATAATAACAGCCACTAGCATCAGTCTTGCTCTCCACACTCCAATGTATTATTTCCTCAGCAACCTGAGTTTCTTAGACATCTGCTATACATCCACCACCATTCCAGTCATGCTGGTGAACTTCTTCCGGGAGAAGAAGACCATTTCATATGAGGGCTGCCTTTCCCAGATTTTCTTCCTCGTGACATGTGCTGGCACTGAATGTGTCTTGTTGGCTGCTATGGCATATGACCGCTATGTAGCCATTTGCCACCCTCTTCAATATCCAGTCCTCATGAGTGTGAAGGTCTGTGTTTTTTTGGTGACTGGGTCCTGGCTGTGTGGACTGGTGAATTCTGTGACACACACAGTACTGGCAGCCACACTCACGCTCTGTGGACCCAACCAAATCAGCCACTTTCTCTGTGACATTCCACTGCTCCTGAAGCTCTCCTGCTCAGACACCTCTCTGAATGAATCTGTGCTCCATGTGGCCAGTGCCACCATTGGCCTGAGTCCCTGCCTGTTTACTGGAGTGTCCTACATACTCATCATCTCTGCCATTCTTAGGATTCCCTCTGCTCAGGGTAGGAGCAAGGCCTTCTCTACCTGTGCATCCCACCTTACTGTGGTAGTGGTCTTCTTTGGAGCAGCCAATTTCAATTATGACAGAACCAATATAGGCTACAACCTGGACATGGATATCCTTATTTCTGTGTTCTTCTGTGTTATAACCCCTATGTTGAACCCCATCATATACAGCCTGAGAAACAAAGAGGTCAAGAGTGCCCTGAGGAAGTTAACT